One genomic region from Salinicola endophyticus encodes:
- a CDS encoding sulfatase-like hydrolase/transferase → MRRWFVLTYIGLCIGYAVMVMWVLPWWTPALIALAWLVPAHRFGWGAPEQRAARRRAWPWSLLPLALWWVYIYLDDSFGKLDLGAVIFHLQAGIEENGSTDRQIAGAIYTLAAILMLVCVTWLVRADHRWRLWERVLSLFLLAFNPLLFGLSLRGASVIDDNASWLADRYRPPQIVSAPKQPPNLIYLYLESTERTYADTQRFGNAYEDLTALGRHGVVFHGVQQLDNTGWTMAGMVASQCGVPLMPAGLMHDNQFEPLSDVLPGVDCLGDLLKARGYALTFMGGASTKFAGKAKFYRGHGFDTVLGKDELLDRTPKDYLNDWGLYDDTLLGLAEARIRRLHDAHKPYAFFGLTLAAHPPFGHPSQSCRDNQGPFDGTDILYSVKCTGWLVKNFIARLDADGLLDNTLVVVSSDHLSMKNSAWEQLIAGPREDTLILLGKHQRPRIIERQGSMVDVLPTVLEAMGFGVPDHRAGLGVSLLSSQPTLVERYSLEELNRRMRSENRLQEELWNGVN, encoded by the coding sequence ATGCGACGTTGGTTTGTACTCACTTACATCGGACTCTGCATCGGCTATGCGGTCATGGTGATGTGGGTACTGCCCTGGTGGACCCCGGCGCTGATCGCGCTGGCCTGGCTGGTACCGGCCCATCGCTTCGGCTGGGGCGCCCCCGAGCAGCGCGCGGCGCGGCGCCGAGCCTGGCCCTGGTCGCTGCTGCCGCTGGCCCTGTGGTGGGTCTATATCTATCTCGATGACAGCTTCGGCAAGCTCGATCTCGGTGCGGTGATCTTTCACCTCCAGGCCGGCATCGAGGAGAACGGCAGCACCGACCGCCAGATCGCCGGCGCAATCTACACCCTCGCCGCCATCCTCATGCTGGTATGCGTGACCTGGCTGGTACGCGCAGACCATCGCTGGCGCCTGTGGGAGCGCGTGCTCAGCCTATTTCTGCTCGCTTTCAATCCGCTGCTGTTCGGACTCTCGCTGCGTGGTGCCTCGGTGATCGACGACAACGCCTCGTGGCTCGCCGATCGCTATCGTCCGCCGCAGATCGTCTCCGCTCCGAAGCAGCCACCCAACCTGATCTATCTCTATCTGGAGAGCACCGAACGCACCTATGCCGATACCCAGCGCTTCGGTAATGCCTATGAAGACCTGACCGCGCTGGGCCGCCATGGCGTGGTCTTCCACGGCGTTCAGCAGCTCGACAACACAGGCTGGACCATGGCCGGCATGGTTGCCAGCCAGTGCGGCGTCCCGCTGATGCCAGCGGGGCTGATGCACGACAACCAGTTCGAGCCGCTCTCCGACGTGCTTCCCGGCGTCGACTGCCTGGGCGACCTGCTCAAGGCCAGAGGCTATGCGCTGACCTTCATGGGTGGCGCCAGCACCAAGTTCGCTGGCAAGGCGAAGTTCTATCGCGGCCACGGCTTCGATACCGTGCTGGGCAAGGACGAGCTGCTGGATCGGACCCCCAAGGACTATCTCAACGACTGGGGGCTCTATGACGACACTCTGCTGGGCCTGGCCGAGGCGCGCATCCGCCGCCTGCACGACGCCCACAAGCCCTACGCCTTCTTCGGTCTGACTCTGGCTGCGCATCCGCCGTTCGGCCATCCGTCGCAATCCTGTCGCGACAATCAGGGGCCGTTCGATGGTACCGACATTCTCTATTCGGTGAAGTGTACCGGCTGGCTGGTCAAGAACTTCATCGCGCGGCTCGATGCCGATGGTTTGCTAGACAACACGCTGGTGGTGGTGTCCAGCGACCACCTGTCGATGAAGAACTCGGCCTGGGAGCAGTTGATCGCGGGGCCGCGTGAGGACACCTTGATCCTGTTGGGCAAGCACCAACGCCCTCGTATCATCGAGCGCCAGGGCAGTATGGTCGACGTCCTGCCGACGGTGCTCGAGGCGATGGGCTTTGGTGTGCCCGACCATCGCGCCGGCCTGGGTGTCTCACTGCTGTCGTCGCAGCCGACGCTGGTCGAGCGCTACTCGCTGGAGGAGCTGAACCGACGCATGCGCAGCGAAAATCGCCTGCAGGAAGAGCTATGGAACGGCGTCAACTAG
- the ddlA gene encoding D-alanine--D-alanine ligase, whose translation MSKIRVGVICGGKSAEHEVSLQSAKNIVDALDREHFAVSVIGIDKQGQWHLNAADDFLHHADDPRRIALNPSAGDLALVPGRPSSQLIAADDARQILDQLDVIFPIVHGTLGEDGSLQGLLRMANLPFVGSGVLGSAVGMDKDVAKRLLRDAGVPVAPFVTYTRHSAREADFEALRDTLGTPLFVKPANQGSSVGVSRVESAAAFTEALELALAFDHKVLIEAAIDGREIECAVLGNEHPEASVCGEIVVSQGFYSYDTKYIDDGATIAVPADIEEAASERIRALAVRAFQVLECAGLARVDVFLTPAGEVVINEINTLPGFTRISMYPKLWQASGVTYPALVTRLIELALARHAADEALRSSRD comes from the coding sequence ATGAGCAAAATTCGGGTCGGAGTGATCTGCGGCGGCAAGTCGGCGGAGCACGAAGTCTCTCTGCAGTCGGCGAAGAACATCGTCGACGCGCTGGACCGCGAGCACTTCGCGGTCAGCGTCATCGGTATCGACAAGCAGGGCCAGTGGCATCTCAATGCGGCCGATGACTTCCTGCACCACGCCGACGATCCGCGGCGTATCGCGCTCAATCCCTCGGCGGGCGATCTCGCCCTGGTCCCGGGCCGCCCCAGCTCACAGCTGATCGCCGCCGACGACGCGCGCCAGATCCTCGACCAGCTCGATGTGATCTTTCCCATCGTCCACGGCACCTTGGGCGAGGATGGCTCGCTGCAGGGACTGCTGCGTATGGCCAACCTACCGTTCGTCGGCTCCGGCGTGCTCGGCTCCGCCGTGGGCATGGATAAGGACGTGGCCAAACGGCTGCTGCGCGACGCCGGCGTCCCGGTTGCCCCCTTCGTCACCTATACCCGTCACAGCGCCCGCGAAGCGGACTTCGAGGCCCTGCGCGACACCCTGGGGACGCCGCTGTTCGTCAAGCCCGCCAATCAGGGCTCCTCGGTGGGCGTCAGCCGGGTCGAGAGTGCCGCGGCGTTCACCGAGGCCTTGGAACTGGCTCTGGCGTTCGACCACAAGGTGCTGATCGAGGCCGCCATCGACGGCCGCGAGATCGAATGCGCGGTGCTCGGCAACGAACACCCCGAGGCCAGCGTCTGCGGCGAGATCGTGGTATCCCAGGGTTTCTACTCCTACGACACCAAGTATATCGACGACGGCGCGACCATCGCAGTGCCGGCGGACATCGAAGAGGCGGCGAGCGAGCGTATCCGAGCGCTCGCGGTGCGCGCCTTCCAGGTGCTGGAGTGCGCTGGCCTGGCCCGGGTAGATGTCTTCCTGACGCCGGCGGGCGAGGTGGTGATCAACGAGATCAATACCCTGCCGGGCTTCACCCGTATCAGCATGTACCCCAAGCTGTGGCAGGCGAGCGGGGTGACCTATCCGGCACTGGTGACGCGCTTGATCGAACTGGCACTGGCGCGTCACGCCGCCGACGAAGCTCTACGCAGCTCGCGCGACTGA
- a CDS encoding NAD-dependent epimerase: MKLLITGMAGFIGHAVAKQLAPRGIEIVGIDNLNDYYDVALKHARLADLESYANVRFVACDLTDRDGMQALFARERFTRVIHLAAQAGVRYSLENPHAYTDSNISGHLNVLECCAHHAIEHLVYASSSSVYGMNPKVPFSTQDNVDQPISLYAATKKANELMAYTYAHLHRLPVTGLRFFTVYGPWGRPDMAPFKFTRALLAGEPIQVFNHGDMQRDFTYIDDIVAGVTRILEVIPLAGSLDADPGSQRPPYALYNIGHGSPVALMDFIHALEKATGRQARCDFQPMQPGDVPRTWADTEAFFAATGYRPRIGVEEGVARFVDWYRRFYRV, encoded by the coding sequence ATGAAACTACTCATCACCGGCATGGCCGGTTTCATCGGCCACGCTGTGGCAAAGCAGTTGGCCCCGCGCGGGATCGAGATCGTCGGTATCGACAATCTCAACGACTACTACGACGTGGCGCTCAAGCACGCCCGCCTCGCCGATCTCGAATCCTATGCCAACGTGCGTTTCGTTGCCTGTGATCTGACCGATCGCGACGGCATGCAGGCGCTGTTCGCGCGCGAACGCTTCACCCGGGTGATTCACCTGGCCGCCCAGGCCGGCGTGCGCTATTCGCTCGAGAACCCCCACGCCTACACCGACAGCAACATCAGCGGCCATCTCAACGTGCTCGAGTGCTGCGCGCATCACGCCATCGAGCATCTGGTCTACGCCTCCTCCAGCTCGGTCTACGGCATGAACCCCAAGGTGCCGTTCTCGACCCAGGACAACGTCGATCAGCCGATCAGTCTCTACGCGGCCACCAAGAAAGCCAACGAGCTGATGGCCTATACCTATGCCCACCTGCATCGTCTACCGGTGACGGGGCTGCGTTTCTTCACCGTCTACGGCCCCTGGGGGCGACCCGACATGGCGCCGTTCAAGTTCACCCGGGCGCTGCTGGCGGGCGAACCGATTCAGGTCTTCAACCATGGTGACATGCAGCGTGACTTCACCTATATCGACGACATCGTGGCCGGGGTGACGCGCATTCTCGAGGTGATCCCGCTGGCAGGCAGTCTCGATGCCGACCCCGGCAGCCAGCGCCCGCCCTACGCGCTCTACAATATCGGCCATGGCAGCCCGGTGGCGCTGATGGACTTCATTCACGCCCTCGAGAAGGCGACCGGACGCCAGGCACGCTGCGACTTCCAGCCAATGCAGCCGGGCGACGTGCCGCGCACCTGGGCGGATACCGAGGCCTTCTTCGCCGCCACCGGCTATCGCCCCCGAATCGGCGTGGAGGAAGGCGTGGCACGCTTCGTCGACTGGTATCGGCGCTTCTATCGCGTCTGA
- a CDS encoding glycosyltransferase: MSAAPLHVRHVNLARGFRGGERQTLLLIEALAQLGQGITQSLVCRRDSPLRNQLITPEVQLIDADHALAGHLRAPRPSLVHAHEAKAVHWAWLERRLRGTPYLLTRRVPQPVKDKPFNRLTYGAAARAVAISSVIETHLRQRAWCPVERIPSVLSGQPSDPAKVAALRQRFAGHPVIGHIGALVDRHKGQRVLLDAARRLRESHPEVRFLLLGEGEDAEALAAESRDLGNVIWEGFQPNVGDYLEIMTLFAFPSRNEGLGSTLLDAMDHGVPIVASRVDGIPDLIEDGVSGVLVPPADGAALSAALAQLLDDPSRRRALATAARARLAAFTPAAMGASYLACYRSILDERRQLSPDV; this comes from the coding sequence ATGTCGGCTGCTCCTCTGCATGTCCGCCACGTCAATCTCGCCCGCGGCTTCCGTGGCGGCGAGCGTCAGACACTGCTGCTGATCGAGGCGCTGGCACAGCTCGGCCAGGGCATCACCCAGAGCCTGGTATGCCGGCGCGATTCACCGCTGCGTAACCAGCTGATCACCCCGGAGGTGCAGTTGATCGATGCCGATCACGCCCTGGCCGGACACCTGCGTGCGCCGCGCCCCAGTCTGGTCCACGCCCACGAGGCCAAGGCAGTGCACTGGGCCTGGCTCGAGCGGCGCCTGCGCGGTACCCCTTATCTGCTCACCCGGCGCGTGCCCCAGCCGGTCAAGGACAAGCCCTTCAACCGCCTGACCTATGGTGCTGCAGCCCGCGCCGTGGCGATCTCCTCGGTGATCGAGACCCATCTGCGTCAGCGCGCCTGGTGCCCGGTCGAGCGTATCCCCAGCGTGCTTTCCGGTCAGCCCAGCGACCCGGCGAAGGTGGCGGCGCTGCGCCAGCGTTTCGCCGGCCATCCGGTTATCGGCCACATCGGCGCGCTGGTCGACCGCCACAAGGGCCAGCGGGTCCTGCTCGATGCCGCCCGCCGTCTGCGCGAGAGCCACCCCGAAGTGCGCTTCCTGCTGCTCGGCGAGGGCGAAGATGCTGAAGCGCTCGCGGCCGAAAGTCGGGATCTCGGCAACGTGATCTGGGAAGGTTTTCAGCCCAACGTCGGCGACTATCTCGAGATCATGACGCTATTCGCCTTCCCCTCGCGCAACGAGGGGCTGGGCTCGACGCTGCTCGACGCCATGGATCATGGTGTACCCATCGTGGCCAGCCGGGTCGACGGCATCCCGGATCTGATCGAGGATGGGGTCAGCGGCGTGTTGGTGCCGCCCGCCGATGGCGCCGCCCTGAGCGCAGCGCTGGCGCAGCTGCTCGACGATCCGTCACGCCGCCGGGCGCTGGCCACGGCCGCCCGTGCGCGTTTGGCGGCCTTCACACCCGCGGCCATGGGGGCGTCCTACCTGGCTTGCTACCGTAGTATCCTCGACGAGCGCAGGCAGCTTTCACCCGACGTCTAA
- a CDS encoding glycosyltransferase family 2 protein encodes MANISGVVITLNEADNIEACLASLGRVCQELIVVDSGSRDATVALAEACGARVISQPYLGDGPQKNVGPAAASHRWVLSLDADERLTDAAVATIGALDLENTQHDAFALRRRNFIGSRWVKRCGWYPDYCLRLYDRQRCAFSDSRQHASVQARQPHRLDADLEHYSFANLGELFGKASGRFSNRAAKIMYLKGKRANAGSPALHGANAFMRKYLFQGGMLGGLDGLSVSLSAAVNAYLKYAKLLELQRDARVRDAEDFDKVW; translated from the coding sequence ATGGCTAATATCAGCGGCGTGGTGATCACGCTCAACGAAGCGGACAACATCGAAGCCTGCCTGGCCTCGCTGGGACGCGTGTGCCAGGAGCTGATCGTGGTCGACTCCGGCTCTCGCGATGCCACCGTGGCCCTGGCCGAGGCCTGCGGCGCACGTGTCATCAGTCAGCCCTATCTGGGTGACGGCCCACAGAAGAACGTCGGCCCGGCGGCCGCCAGCCATCGCTGGGTGCTGTCGCTGGACGCCGACGAGCGTCTCACCGACGCGGCGGTGGCCACGATCGGTGCACTCGATCTCGAGAACACGCAGCACGACGCCTTCGCCCTGCGCCGGCGCAACTTCATCGGCAGCCGCTGGGTGAAGCGCTGCGGCTGGTACCCGGACTACTGCCTGCGACTCTATGATCGCCAGCGCTGCGCCTTCTCCGACTCGCGTCAGCACGCCTCGGTGCAGGCACGCCAGCCGCACCGGCTCGATGCCGATCTCGAGCACTACTCCTTCGCCAACCTGGGCGAGCTGTTCGGCAAGGCCAGCGGGCGCTTCTCCAACCGCGCCGCCAAGATCATGTATCTGAAGGGCAAGCGCGCCAACGCCGGCTCGCCGGCGCTGCACGGTGCCAACGCCTTCATGCGCAAATACCTGTTCCAGGGCGGCATGCTGGGCGGGCTGGACGGCCTCTCGGTATCGCTCTCCGCGGCGGTCAACGCCTATCTCAAGTACGCCAAGCTGCTCGAACTTCAGCGCGATGCCCGGGTGCGCGACGCCGAAGATTTCGACAAGGTGTGGTGA
- a CDS encoding DUF3413 domain-containing protein, translating into MHDTLRRRWRTTLVFALLQLPLVWLIALRYTPYLALPHNAMGIAYLVLTWIGHFGMLVLLGWLPLGVLALVLRSRWLWLPATLLGALGLCALLLDTVVYAQYRFHVNLFMVSLFLNDKNGEIFDFTTSTWLVVGACVLVALALEAWLARRVIIGDRGRRLPKGLICGVILLTLIGSHVVHLIADARYMRSVTQQVGIYPLLFPATAKDFMEKHGWLDPRAARAERADIDGKQAQNLDWPKHPLSCQADSPPNVLVVLIDSWRADEYGPENTPNLYAALDASGRRYLDHFSGGNATRNGTMSLFYGLTGNYYAYLDNTQTPALLITQMQKQGYAMGIFASASLNGIGFDRTIFSSIQSLRLRTEGPTPAARDRQMTDDWLAWLSQQEQSDTQPWFGMLFYDAPHGYDVPADAAQPYQPSIQDMNYLKLGPDTDPTPYFNRHRNAVHYDDTLLGEVIDDLKAKGEWGNTLLVVTADHGQSFNDFGKNYWGHNSNFAAPQTHVPMIVHGPGVDPGTVDGMTSHLDVAPMLMRHALGCTNPLSDYAQGVDLLTPGIDQPWVQASSYLDYGIIEPSRITVIDGAGQWQILDHRLDPIPGAEFSPAVFQAMQTFRQFYR; encoded by the coding sequence ATGCACGACACCCTGAGACGCCGCTGGCGTACCACGCTGGTCTTCGCCCTGCTGCAGCTACCGCTGGTGTGGCTGATCGCCCTGCGCTACACCCCCTATCTGGCGCTGCCGCACAATGCCATGGGCATCGCCTATCTGGTCCTGACCTGGATCGGACACTTCGGCATGCTGGTGCTGCTCGGCTGGCTGCCGCTGGGCGTGCTGGCGCTGGTGCTCAGGTCACGCTGGCTATGGCTGCCGGCCACACTGCTGGGCGCGCTGGGACTGTGCGCGCTGCTGCTCGATACGGTGGTCTACGCCCAGTACCGCTTCCACGTGAATCTGTTCATGGTGTCGCTGTTCTTGAACGACAAGAACGGCGAGATCTTCGACTTCACCACCTCGACCTGGTTGGTGGTCGGTGCCTGTGTCTTGGTGGCGCTGGCGCTGGAAGCCTGGCTCGCCCGCCGGGTGATCATCGGCGATCGCGGGCGCCGCCTGCCCAAGGGCCTGATCTGCGGCGTGATTCTGCTGACACTGATCGGCAGCCATGTCGTGCACCTGATCGCGGATGCCCGCTACATGCGTAGCGTCACCCAGCAGGTGGGCATCTACCCGCTGCTGTTCCCGGCCACCGCCAAGGACTTCATGGAGAAGCATGGCTGGCTCGACCCGCGTGCGGCGCGCGCCGAGCGCGCCGACATCGACGGCAAGCAGGCGCAGAATCTCGACTGGCCCAAGCACCCGTTGAGCTGCCAGGCAGACTCACCGCCCAACGTCCTGGTGGTGCTGATCGACTCCTGGCGCGCCGACGAATATGGCCCCGAGAACACGCCCAATCTCTACGCCGCACTCGACGCCAGCGGCCGACGCTATCTCGACCACTTCAGCGGCGGCAACGCCACCCGCAACGGCACCATGAGCCTGTTCTACGGCCTGACCGGCAACTACTACGCCTATCTGGACAACACCCAAACCCCGGCGCTGTTGATCACGCAGATGCAGAAGCAGGGCTATGCCATGGGTATCTTTGCCTCGGCCAGCCTCAACGGTATCGGCTTCGATCGCACCATCTTCTCCTCGATCCAATCACTGCGTCTGCGCACCGAGGGGCCGACACCTGCCGCGCGCGACCGCCAGATGACCGACGACTGGCTGGCCTGGCTGTCGCAGCAGGAGCAGTCAGACACGCAGCCGTGGTTCGGCATGCTGTTCTACGACGCCCCTCACGGCTACGACGTGCCGGCAGACGCAGCCCAGCCCTACCAGCCCTCGATCCAGGATATGAACTACCTGAAACTGGGGCCGGATACCGACCCGACGCCTTACTTCAACCGCCACCGCAATGCCGTGCACTACGACGACACCCTGCTCGGCGAGGTGATCGACGATCTCAAGGCCAAGGGCGAGTGGGGCAACACTCTGCTGGTGGTCACCGCCGATCACGGCCAGTCGTTCAACGACTTCGGCAAGAACTATTGGGGCCACAACAGTAACTTCGCCGCCCCCCAGACCCACGTGCCGATGATCGTGCACGGCCCTGGCGTCGACCCCGGCACGGTCGACGGCATGACCAGTCATCTCGACGTGGCGCCGATGCTGATGCGCCATGCCCTCGGCTGCACCAACCCGCTCTCCGACTATGCCCAAGGTGTCGACCTGCTCACCCCGGGTATCGATCAACCCTGGGTTCAGGCCAGCAGCTATCTGGACTACGGCATCATCGAGCCGTCGCGGATCACCGTGATCGACGGTGCCGGCCAGTGGCAGATTCTCGACCACCGCCTCGACCCGATCCCCGGCGCCGAGTTCTCGCCCGCGGTTTTTCAGGCGATGCAGACTTTCCGTCAGTTCTATCGCTAG
- a CDS encoding 3-deoxy-D-manno-octulosonic acid kinase, protein MALATYHHRGTHILYDPARLAQPDHALLPTPGPDWLSPAAWRAKGLVVGSAPGRGASQFLQVGDQAWVLRPYRRGGMVARLSEQRYLWQGLERTRAFRELRLTLALYERGLPVPAPVAALVCHRGLSYRAALLTQRLAHSRALADCLDPNATALLHDVGRVIRRFHDVGLDHVDLNARNLLISTDPASGRNKVWMIDFDRCRLRPAGAWQQRNLARLERSLARFSPANASALFAAILDGYHGADASDQG, encoded by the coding sequence ATGGCCCTTGCGACCTACCATCACCGCGGCACCCACATCTTATACGATCCGGCCCGCCTCGCTCAGCCCGATCATGCGCTGCTGCCAACTCCAGGCCCGGATTGGCTGAGCCCCGCCGCGTGGCGTGCCAAGGGCCTAGTGGTGGGCTCGGCACCCGGCCGCGGCGCGAGTCAGTTCCTGCAGGTGGGAGACCAGGCCTGGGTGCTGCGCCCCTATCGGCGTGGCGGCATGGTCGCCCGCCTCAGCGAGCAGCGCTACCTCTGGCAGGGCCTTGAGCGCACCCGGGCCTTTCGCGAGCTGCGCCTGACCCTGGCGCTCTACGAGCGTGGCCTGCCGGTACCGGCCCCGGTGGCCGCGCTGGTCTGCCACCGGGGGCTCAGCTACCGTGCGGCCCTGCTGACCCAGCGCCTGGCGCACTCACGCGCACTGGCCGACTGCCTGGACCCGAACGCGACAGCGCTGCTGCATGACGTGGGGCGGGTCATTCGGCGCTTCCACGACGTTGGCCTCGACCATGTCGATCTCAACGCGCGTAACCTGCTGATATCGACCGACCCGGCTTCAGGTCGCAACAAGGTGTGGATGATAGATTTCGACCGCTGCCGCCTGCGCCCGGCCGGAGCCTGGCAGCAGCGCAACCTAGCACGCCTGGAACGTTCCCTGGCGCGCTTTTCCCCCGCGAACGCCAGCGCCCTCTTCGCCGCCATACTCGATGGCTATCACGGCGCCGACGCTTCTGATCAAGGTTAG